A single region of the Triplophysa dalaica isolate WHDGS20190420 chromosome 15, ASM1584641v1, whole genome shotgun sequence genome encodes:
- the LOC130437338 gene encoding dr1-associated corepressor: MPGQKRKYNVRFPPGRIKKIMQKDTEVGRIATAVPVIISKALEIFLKSLLTMTSKMTQSRKSRVMSISHMKQCIHSEKLFDFLKDLADQTSTASTSECKTKGKWQSHRKRWQSVSIKARSPEREESPQKSTNDLVIKSDSSSESELFICLETHSP, translated from the exons ATGCCCGGACAGAAGAGAAAATATAATGTTCGCTTTCCACCC GGACGCATCAAGAAAATTATGCAAAAAGATACAGAGGTTGGACGGATCGCTACAGCTGTACCGGTCATCATAT CTAAAGCTTTAGAAATCTTCCTCAAGTCTCTTCTCACCATGACCAGTAAAATGACCCAGTCGAGGAAGAGCAGAGTGATGTCCATCAGTCACAT GAAACAGTGTATTCATTCAGAGAAGTTGTTTGACTTTCTGAAAGATCTGGCAGATCAGACCTCTACCGCATCAACATCGGAGTGCAAAACTAAGGGCAAATGGCAGTCACACAG gaaACGTTGGCAAAGTGTGTCGATAAAAGCCAGGTCACCTGAGAGGGAGGAGTCACCCCAGAAATCCACCAATGATCTGGTCATCAAAAGTGATTCATCCAGT gaATCTGAGCTTTTCATCTGTTTGGAAACTCATTCACCATGA
- the ahsa1b gene encoding activator of 90 kDa heat shock protein ATPase homolog 1b — protein sequence MAKWGEGDPRWIVEERADATNVNNWHWTERDATNWSSEKLKELLMGLQVESEEGMCEITEVSKAEGEASINNRKGKLIFFYEWNLMATWTGTSKSGIKYKGNIEVPNLSDENDMDDLDISVSLCKDEPETTLLSLMRREGADKVRSALASYVDFLKTEFTQGMILPTANGVTNQQNAQAQVKSNKTQISSSTAAAPPPPRTGVKIPTCKFSLKDTFLTSPDELYRVFLNQDMLQAFTRSSAVVEPGKGGKFRLLDGHVNGEFQELVPDQKIVMKWRFNSWPCEHYATVTLTFTDKANETELKIECRGVPESEEERTRDGWQRYYCHAIKQTFGYGARLC from the exons ATGGCGAAGTGGGGAGAAGGAGACCCTCGCTGGATCGTGGAGGAGAGAGCGGATGCTACAAATGTCAACAACTGGCATTG GACGGAGAGGGATGCTACAAACTGGTCATCAGAGAAGCTGAAGGAACTTCTTATGGGGCTGCAGGTGGAGAGTGAAGAAGGCATGTGTGAGATCACAGAGGTCAGCAAGGCGGAGGGAGAGGCATCTATTAACAACCGGAAAGGGAAACTAATTTTCTTCTATGAATGGAATCTAATGGCCACCTGGACAG GGACATCAAAGTCAGGAATCAAATACAAGGGGAATATAGAAGTTCCAAACCTTTCAGATGAAAATGACATGGATGATCTTGAT ATCAGCGTGAGTCTTTGTAAAGATGAGCCTGAGACAACGTTGCTCTCTCTGATGAGGAGGGAGGGAGCTGATAAAGTTCGTTCAGCACTCGCCAGCTACGTGGACTTCCTCAAAACAG AGTTCACACAGGGCATGATTCTGCCTACAGCCAATGGTGTGACAAATCAGCAGAACGCCCAGGCACAAGTTAAGTCGAACAAAACTCAG atcAGCTCATCAACTGCTGCTGCTCCTCCTCCTCCCAGGACTGGGGTGAAGATCCCCACTTGCAAGTTTTCACTAAAGGACACTTTCCTCACCTCGCCGGATGAGCTTTACAGGGTCTTTTTAAACCAAGac ATGTTACAGGCTTTCACACGCAGTAGTGCTGTGGTTGAGCCAGGGAAAGGTGGGAAATTCCGCCTGTTGGACGGACATGTGAACGGAGAGTTCCAGGAGCTG GTACCGGACCAGAAGATAGTAATGAAATGGAGGTTTAACTCATGGCCTTGCG AGCACTATGCGACGGTGACATTGACATTTACAGACAAGGCTAACGAGACCGAGTTAAAGATTGAGTGTCGGGGGGTTCCTGAGAGCGAAGAGGAAAGAACACGAGACGGTTGGCAGAGGTATTACTGTCATGCCATTAAACAGACTTTTGGCTATGGCGCACGACTCTGCTGA